From a region of the Babesia bovis T2Bo chromosome 1, whole genome shotgun sequence genome:
- a CDS encoding Translation initiation factor eIF3 subunit family protein, producing the protein MAEDSDTLDCWDAYTDSEDDQPPSNVDVSSLSAKLQAQKLSESADRDFVDDLFGVPSRSGGNAIDHGNDVFSQNPITAVIPTDPLSHVSLKCLKDCDEVAKKLSQKIEQSSAKSAIWLQFLDTLFQSCEKKLELRDLQTLKRKVESAIKSKEAKQSQATFSKKKPNDVTSAKNYQDELDMLYGDLSDDDDEPLYYQ; encoded by the exons ATGGCTGAAGACAGCGACACGCTTGACTGCTGGGACGCTTACACTGACTCTGAGGATGATCAGC CTCCGTCTAATGTTGATGTGAGTTCTCTGTCTGCTAAACTCCAGGCTCAAAA GCTGAGCGAGTCTGCTGATCGCGATTTTGTAGATGATTTGTTTGGCGTACCAAGCAGGTCTGGTGGTAACGCCATTGACCACGGTAACGACGTGTTTTCGCAGAATCCAATAACTGCCGTCA TTCCTACGGACCCCCTTTCACATGTGAGTCTGAAATGCCTAAAGGACTGTGACGAAGTAGCTAAGAAACTATCGCAGAAGATAGAGCAGAGCTCA GCTAAGAGTGCGATTTGGCTGCAGTTTCTGGATACCTTGTTCCAATCGTGCGAGAAGAAATTGGAGCTTAGGGATCTGCAGACTTTGAAGAGGAAGGTTGAGTCTGCCATCAAGTCCAAGGAAGCTAAGCAGAGCCAGGCCACCTTTTCTAAGAAGAAGCCTAATGACGTGACTAGTGCTAAGAACTACCAGGACGAGTTAGATATGCTATACGGTGATTTGAGTGACGACGACGATGAACCGTTGTACTATCAATAA
- a CDS encoding putative integral membrane protein has protein sequence MNGKFVDISRMETSLGGEFLEAEQRTQTNYGNSSITFTDDNRSTISETAYKTAPTVFKKICQYSYIPSFFLYYIGLIILVVSIAADSWRYNRIEYSIGDVKGLSSTMLGGFSMRRVDRAVKEGVTRVFETRYGYRDILENKYCNVHTPTPKDPKYQYHPEIWRQIDDVGLLDVDKHPMFFYNHGRPIYDVMCSGIRVLEWVNGNTFISVAVAGVLFVLQFGIAISRNIYNKTAENSSVYWWYESIFSFLWATSGIIGIYVLFYYALAENFDFCVDKFGEIFNCPLGGSYYLFMVFTICNILSYAFYILYGISLRNGVQHEPVSMDHYYRYRNNLSSRNEKRGIEATDVSSQLHGRTAQSEV, from the coding sequence ATGAATGGCAAATTTGTCGACATTTCTCGTATGGAAACGAGTCTAGGTGGCGAATTTCTAGAAGCAGAACAGAGAACACAAACTAACTATGGCAACAGTTCGATAACATTTACCGATGATAACCGTTCAACAATTAGTGAAACCGCATACAAAACAGCACCAACTGTATTCAAAAAAATATGCCAATATAGTTACATTCCGTCATTTTTTCTATACTACATCGGGTTAATCATATTGGTTGTATCCATTGCTGCGGACAGCTGGAGATATAATCGAATTGAATACTCTATAGGTGACGTTAAGGGTCTTAGCAGTACCATGTTAGGTGGTTTCTCTATGAGACGAGTTGACCGTGCAGTAAAGGAAGGAGTAACACGAGTTTTCGAAACCAGATATGGTTACAGGGATATACTTGAAAACAAGTACTGTAACGTTCATACACCTACACCGAAGGATCCgaaatatcaatatcacccAGAAATTTGGAGACAGATTGACGATGTTGGTCTATTAGATGTAGACAAACATCCCATGTTCTTCTATAACCACGGTCGTCCAATTTATGATGTCATGTGCTCTGGAATAAGAGTGCTAGAATGGGTAAATGGTAATACATTCATATCTGTAGCCGTTGCTGGTGTACTATTTGTTCTTCAGTTTGGCATTGCAATATCACGTAACATTTATAACAAGACAGCGGAAAACTCATCGGTTTACTGGTGGTATGAAAGTATATTTAGTTTTCTTTGGGCTACATCAGGAATAATTGGAATATACGTATTGTTCTACTACGCCTTAGCGGAGAATTTCGATTTCTGTGTTGATAAATTCGGGGAAATATTCAATTGTCCACTTGGTGGTAGTTACTATTTGTTCATGGTGTTTACCATATGCAACATTTTATCTTAcgcattttatattttgtatggAATCAGTTTGCGCAACGGTGTTCAGCATGAGCCAGTATCAATGGATCACTACTACCGATACAGAAACAATTTGAGCAGTAGAAATGAAAAGCGTGGCATTGAGGCAACTGATGTATCAAGTCAATTGCATGGTAGAACGGCGCAAAGTGAAGTTTAG